Below is a window of bacterium DNA.
ATCAGACGCGCGAGCAGCAGCGACTGGCTGTGCAGCGTGGTGATCCGCTCCGGCGTCGCTTCCAACACGTGATCCAGCATGCCCTCGAGGGTGCCTTGAATCACCGAGAGCGGAGTGCGCAGCTCGTGCGCGACCCCGGCAAACAGCCTGCGGCGCTGCTCCTCGTCCGCCGCGAGCCGTTCCGTCATTTTATTGAAGGCGCGCGCGAGCTCGGCGACCTCGTCCTGCCCCCGAACCGGCACCGGCGGCGGAGTTCCTCCCCGCGCGATCACCCGCGCCGCCGACGTCAGATCGGTGATGGGACGCACCAGCCGGTGCGTGAGCCACAGCGTGAGCAGCAGGCCGAGCAGAACCGCGATGCCTGTGCCGCCCCAGATCGCGTTGCGAAACCGGCTTTCGAACAGAATCTCGCGCGCGCCGAGCGGCGGACGCCGCCGCTCGGGCTGCGACGCGACGTTGGCCGGCCGCTCCCCCGGACCCGGTGAGACCGAGCCCCCCGGCACCGGCGCAGGCGCCTCCCGCCGCTCCACGTACTGCCGGAACGTCTGGCGCGCCGTATACGAGCTGAACGTCGCGGAAAGCACGGTCGTCAGCACGGCAACCGCGATGACCGCGACGCTCAGCCGCGTCCCGAGACTACGCATGGGCGGCCTGCTGCCGCCGATCGTCCTCCGGACGCTGGAACTTGTAGCCGACCCCGTACACGGTAAGGATAAAGCGTGGGTTGCGGGGGTCATGTTCGATCTTGCTCCGAAGGTTTTTGATGTGCGCGTCCACCGTGCGCTCGTAGCCCTCGAAGGCGTGGCCGTGGACGCGGTCGATCAACTGCATGCGCGTGAACACCTGGTTCGGATGGCTCGCCAGCGTCTCGAGCATCCGGAACTCGGTGGGCGTGAGGTCGATCGGCCGCCCGGCCAGAGTGACCTGATGGCCGCGCAGATCGATGATCATCTCCCCGAGCCGGAGTACCTCGGGGGTCTCGTGGCTGCCCCTTCGAAGCACCGCGCGCACGCGCGCGACGACCTCGCGGGGGCTGAACGGTTTGGTGATGTAGTCGTCGGCGCCCAGCTCCAGGCCGAGGAGCTTGTCCGACTCCTCGTCCCGGGCCGTCAGCATGATGATCGGCGTGCGGGCGTGTTCGCGGATGCGCCGGCAGACCTCGCGGCCGTCGAGCTTCGGCAGCATCAGATCCAGGATCACGATGTCCGGGCGCACGCGATCGTGCTCCTTCAACGCGGCGTCCCCGTCGGCGGCCACGGTCACGCCAAAGCCTTCCCGCTCCAAATAGGTGCGGAGCAGCTCGACGATCTGCGGCTCGTCATCGACGACCAGCACGGTCGGCACGGCCTTCAGTCCCCTCGTATTGGCGGCGGCGTTCATGACAGGGCCACCAGCCGCTTCCGGTATTCTTCCTCGTTGATCTCGCCGCGCGCAAATCGCTCGCGCAGGACCTGCAGGGCGCCGTCCGGGCGGCCCCAGAGGGAGCGCAGCGTGATGACCTTCCAGGCGATCACGAGGAGCGCGATCAGGAGCAGAAACCTAAGAAGCGCGCCGAGCGCAAACACCGCCGCGCCGACCCGGGGGCGCCGGGCAAAGCCGCGCCGGCCACTATACATCATCCGCCCGGGACCGAACCGGGGCCCGTACCCGGGAGTGCCGGGACCGTACCCTGGAGTCCCCGGGTTTCCAGGCGTCCCGGGCGCCGGGGCGCCCTGGGCGTGTAACTGGGAAACCTGCTGGGCCAATGCCGCGGTGGTCGAAACGCCCGGCAGGGCCCCGCCGCCAAGTACGCCGACGAGCGCCACAACGCCTGCCACAGCCACGAGGGCCGCGAACCGCCGGTTTCGCATGTGCTGCCTCCTTGGTATTCCCACTATTAAATCGCTTACTTACCGCTGACTTAGCGGGTCTGATGTCCTCAATGTAGCCGGGCCGGATATGTGAATTGTGAAGGACTCATAGAATGATTGTGAACCCGGTTTCGGACCGTCCGGGGCGGCGGCGGCCCGCTCCCGGGGGACCGCCGGACGGCCGCAGCGAACTGTCGGGGCGTGCCGGAAGCCCGCCCCGCCCCAGACCGCATCACCGTCTCCGTCGTCCAGCACCGGCTCACGGCCATCGTCGCCGAGATGGGCGAGGCGATGCTGCGGACCGCGTACTCCCAGATCCTCAACTCCAGCCGCGACTTCTCGACGGCCCTGTGCGACGCGGAGGGCCGGCTGCTGGCCCAGGCCGAGCACGTCCCGATCCACGTCGGCGCCCTGCCGTGGTCGGTCCGGTCGGTCCTCGAGTTCTTCCGGGGCCGGATTCGCGCCGGTGACCTGTACCTGGTCAACGATCCCTACCACGGCGGCAGCCACCTCCCAGATCTAACCGTCGTCCTGCCGGTGTTCGCGGACGGGCGGCTCGTCTGCTGGGCGATCAACCGCGCGCACCAGAGCGACATCGGCGGCGCGACCCACGGCAGCTACAACGCCGCGGCCACGGAGATCTGGCAGGAAGGCCTGCGGATTCCCCCGCTCAAGCTGTACGACGCCGGCGCGGAGCGGGACGACGTGCTCGCGATGGTGGCGACCAACGTCCGCCACTCGCGCGATTTCCTCGGGGACCTCCGCGCCTCGATGGGCTCCGCGCGCCTCGGCGAGCGTCGCCTCCTGCGCCTGGCCGAGGAATACGGCACCGGGGTGCTGCTCGAGGCGGTGCGCGAGGTGCTCGACGGCACCGAGCGGCGGACGCGCGCGTGCATCCGGCCGTGGCGCGACGGCGTGTACCGCGGCGAGGCCGTTCTCGACGACGACGGCCACGGGGCGACGGACATCGCCGTGCGCGCGACCGTGACGAAGCGGGGCGACGCGCTCACGGTCGACCTCCGCCGCAGCGACCCTCAGGTCACGGGCTTCGTCAATTCCTCATTCCCGAACACGATGTCCGCGGTGCACATGGCGGTCGCGTATCTGGTCGACGCCGACATCCCGAAGAACGACGGGACGTTCCGGCCGGTGACCGTGCTGACCACCGAAGGCACGATCGTGCACCCGCGTCCGCCCGCGCCGGTCACGCTCTGCACCAACCACTGCGGTCAGGAGATCGCCGAGTCCGTGCTCAAGGCGCTCGCGCCGGCCTGTCCCGACCGCGCCGTCGCCGGATGGGGCCGGCGGTTCCGCATCGCGATCCGCGGCACGGACCCGCGCAGCGGGCGTCCCTTCATCTGGCACATGTTTCACGCGCGCCCCGGCGGAGGAGCGTCCGCGGCGGGAGACGGCT
It encodes the following:
- a CDS encoding HAMP domain-containing sensor histidine kinase encodes the protein MRSLGTRLSVAVIAVAVLTTVLSATFSSYTARQTFRQYVERREAPAPVPGGSVSPGPGERPANVASQPERRRPPLGAREILFESRFRNAIWGGTGIAVLLGLLLTLWLTHRLVRPITDLTSAARVIARGGTPPPVPVRGQDEVAELARAFNKMTERLAADEEQRRRLFAGVAHELRTPLSVIQGTLEGMLDHVLEATPERITTLHSQSLLLARLITDLRDLSLAQAGQLQLNVQPIDAGPVVRETLEALAPLADERSVVLQADILKGLPRIDADPDRLRQIVQNLVENAVRYTPAGGEIHVSMQADEADVRLAVSDTGIGVAAADLPYIFRHFYRADQSRARSSGGTGLGLAIVKSLVEAHGGRVAVESAVGRGSTFTVTFPRRQEAAKAQEAMV
- a CDS encoding response regulator transcription factor, whose product is MNAAANTRGLKAVPTVLVVDDEPQIVELLRTYLEREGFGVTVAADGDAALKEHDRVRPDIVILDLMLPKLDGREVCRRIREHARTPIIMLTARDEESDKLLGLELGADDYITKPFSPREVVARVRAVLRRGSHETPEVLRLGEMIIDLRGHQVTLAGRPIDLTPTEFRMLETLASHPNQVFTRMQLIDRVHGHAFEGYERTVDAHIKNLRSKIEHDPRNPRFILTVYGVGYKFQRPEDDRRQQAAHA
- a CDS encoding SHOCT domain-containing protein gives rise to the protein MRNRRFAALVAVAGVVALVGVLGGGALPGVSTTAALAQQVSQLHAQGAPAPGTPGNPGTPGYGPGTPGYGPRFGPGRMMYSGRRGFARRPRVGAAVFALGALLRFLLLIALLVIAWKVITLRSLWGRPDGALQVLRERFARGEINEEEYRKRLVALS
- a CDS encoding hydantoinase B/oxoprolinase family protein; the protein is MPEARPAPDRITVSVVQHRLTAIVAEMGEAMLRTAYSQILNSSRDFSTALCDAEGRLLAQAEHVPIHVGALPWSVRSVLEFFRGRIRAGDLYLVNDPYHGGSHLPDLTVVLPVFADGRLVCWAINRAHQSDIGGATHGSYNAAATEIWQEGLRIPPLKLYDAGAERDDVLAMVATNVRHSRDFLGDLRASMGSARLGERRLLRLAEEYGTGVLLEAVREVLDGTERRTRACIRPWRDGVYRGEAVLDDDGHGATDIAVRATVTKRGDALTVDLRRSDPQVTGFVNSSFPNTMSAVHMAVAYLVDADIPKNDGTFRPVTVLTTEGTIVHPRPPAPVTLCTNHCGQEIAESVLKALAPACPDRAVAGWGRRFRIAIRGTDPRSGRPFIWHMFHARPGGGASAAGDGWPTAGEGQAAGGLKFGSVEVTEVRFPLFMERHEFRPDSAGDGRFRGGVGAHLVMRAEIGAPAVANTAGDGVRHAPYGLLGGQDGAVHRYRLVSHGRARVLRTKEVGIPVRPNDVFLIDSSGGGGYGPPAKRDPAARAADRDNGFVTSRAPAPRREESPRTKARRRASAARRRVKGRRR